In a single window of the Acetivibrio clariflavus DSM 19732 genome:
- the mtnA gene encoding S-methyl-5-thioribose-1-phosphate isomerase: protein MRPLEYCNGVLKLVDQTKLPLEKKIVELSTYEEIADAIKKMTVRGAPAIGVTAVYGVVVAANSINTSSKDEFFEELKKACDLIKSTRPTAVNLFWAVDRVYNKAVSNKDKSIEQIREIIEAEARLMEKEDIESNRAIGKYGNELIKQNYTILTHCNAGALATCDYGTALGVIRAAHEAGKNISVFADETRPYLQGSRLTVWELMEDNIPVTLICDNMAGHFMKEGVIDCVIVGADRIALNGDTANKIGTYSLSVLAKENNIPFYVAAPISTIDFSIESGEQIPIEERNSEEVTHIKGIRIAPEGIKVRNPAFDVTPNKYITAIITDKGIIYPPYKENIIKLKEA from the coding sequence ATGAGACCTTTGGAATATTGTAACGGTGTATTAAAGCTTGTAGATCAGACAAAACTGCCGCTGGAAAAAAAGATAGTTGAGCTTTCTACTTATGAAGAAATAGCTGATGCCATTAAAAAAATGACAGTAAGAGGTGCCCCGGCCATAGGAGTTACTGCTGTTTACGGGGTGGTAGTTGCTGCCAACTCCATCAACACTTCCTCGAAGGATGAGTTTTTTGAAGAATTGAAAAAGGCCTGTGACCTGATTAAGAGCACCCGTCCGACAGCGGTAAACCTGTTCTGGGCCGTTGACAGAGTATATAATAAAGCTGTTTCAAATAAGGACAAGTCCATTGAACAAATTCGGGAAATAATTGAAGCCGAAGCCCGGCTTATGGAAAAGGAAGATATCGAATCCAACAGGGCAATAGGCAAATACGGAAATGAATTAATAAAGCAAAACTATACAATACTTACTCATTGCAATGCCGGTGCATTAGCCACTTGTGACTACGGCACTGCCTTAGGTGTTATTCGTGCAGCCCATGAAGCAGGTAAAAATATAAGTGTATTTGCCGATGAGACAAGACCGTATCTTCAGGGTTCAAGGTTGACTGTATGGGAACTCATGGAAGACAATATACCCGTTACTCTCATATGTGACAATATGGCAGGGCATTTCATGAAAGAAGGCGTTATTGACTGTGTGATTGTCGGTGCAGACAGGATTGCGTTAAACGGCGATACTGCAAATAAAATAGGAACATATTCGTTATCCGTCCTTGCCAAAGAAAACAACATTCCCTTTTACGTTGCAGCACCGATTTCCACAATCGATTTTTCTATAGAATCCGGTGAGCAAATCCCGATAGAGGAACGAAACAGCGAAGAGGTAACCCATATAAAAGGCATAAGAATAGCACCGGAAGGCATAAAAGTGAGGAATCCTGCTTTTGACGTTACACCTAATAAATATATCACTGCAATAATTACCGACAAGGGAATTATATATCCTCCTTATAAAGAAAATATAATTAAACTTAAGGAGGCTTAG
- the aroB gene encoding 3-dehydroquinate synthase — translation MIKLNINLNERSYPIYITTDYSDLKSSLDNAKINGKLVLITDSNVDKYQSQQCMDSLRKFEGEVFKYVIPAGEKSKNLDTIRDIYQYLISLKLDRNSTLVALGGGVVGDITGFAAATFLRGINFVQIPTSLLAQSDSSVGGKVGVDFNGSKNIIGAFYQPKFVYINVNTLRTLPKRELQAGLAEVVKHGIIQDAEFFDYIDYNVNKIFSFDESVLQYITKINCSIKGSVVEKDERESGLRANLNFGHTIGHAIETVMNFELLHGECVSLGMVAAFRMAQYLEMIESDLVDKVKNTLMKIGLPVKLENIDVDKVYNQMFYDKKIKGNKLTFILPRKKIGEVVQCTIDDEALIKRAIADLKE, via the coding sequence GTGATTAAGCTAAATATAAATTTAAATGAGAGAAGTTATCCGATATACATAACAACCGACTACAGTGATTTGAAAAGTAGCTTGGATAATGCAAAAATAAATGGGAAATTGGTTTTGATAACCGACAGCAATGTAGATAAATATCAATCGCAGCAATGTATGGATTCATTAAGGAAATTTGAAGGCGAAGTGTTTAAATATGTCATTCCGGCAGGAGAAAAGAGCAAAAATCTTGATACTATCAGAGATATTTACCAATATTTGATAAGCCTGAAATTGGACAGAAACTCCACTCTTGTAGCTCTAGGTGGCGGAGTGGTCGGTGATATAACAGGATTTGCTGCTGCTACGTTTTTAAGAGGTATTAATTTTGTTCAAATTCCCACATCACTGCTTGCACAATCGGACAGCAGTGTTGGCGGTAAAGTGGGAGTAGATTTCAATGGCAGCAAAAATATTATCGGAGCTTTTTACCAGCCTAAGTTTGTTTATATAAACGTAAATACATTGAGGACTCTGCCTAAAAGAGAACTGCAAGCTGGGCTTGCAGAGGTAGTAAAACACGGAATTATACAAGATGCTGAATTTTTTGACTATATCGATTATAATGTAAATAAAATATTCAGTTTCGACGAGAGTGTTTTGCAATATATTACAAAGATTAACTGCTCTATAAAGGGAAGTGTGGTTGAAAAGGATGAAAGGGAAAGCGGGCTGAGGGCTAATCTGAACTTTGGACATACCATCGGACACGCTATAGAAACCGTTATGAATTTTGAGCTTCTACATGGGGAATGTGTTTCATTGGGAATGGTGGCAGCATTCAGAATGGCGCAATATCTTGAAATGATTGAATCCGATTTGGTGGACAAAGTCAAAAATACACTTATGAAAATCGGGCTTCCGGTAAAGCTTGAGAATATAGATGTGGATAAGGTATACAATCAGATGTTTTACGATAAAAAGATAAAGGGCAATAAACTTACCTTTATACTCCCGAGGAAAAAAATCGGGGAAGTAGTTCAATGCACTATTGATGACGAGGCTCTTATAAAAAGAGCAATAGCAGATCTTAAAGAATAA
- a CDS encoding DivIVA domain-containing protein, producing MNYTPNDLQNLTFKRSIRGYSEDMVNEVLDKIIEDYTAYIHENRELKDKLEALNQAIQHYKNIEESLQNTLIIAQKTSEDIKKNGYLKAENIIKEAELKAQKIINEANQEVMRIKYEYEETKKRLHIYKSKAEALLHSQLEALRSVIDDQDISTVDCFNTADCVNIKE from the coding sequence ATGAATTATACTCCCAACGATTTGCAAAACCTTACTTTCAAAAGGAGTATACGTGGATATAGTGAGGATATGGTAAACGAGGTACTAGATAAAATTATAGAGGATTATACTGCTTATATCCATGAAAACAGAGAGCTTAAGGACAAGCTGGAAGCTTTGAATCAGGCAATACAGCATTACAAAAATATAGAAGAATCTCTGCAGAACACTTTAATTATTGCCCAGAAAACCAGCGAAGACATAAAGAAAAACGGGTATCTGAAAGCGGAAAATATTATAAAAGAGGCAGAGTTAAAAGCTCAGAAAATAATTAATGAAGCCAATCAGGAAGTTATGAGAATAAAATATGAATATGAAGAGACAAAAAAACGGCTTCATATTTATAAGAGTAAAGCAGAAGCTCTTCTTCATTCCCAGCTGGAAGCATTAAGATCTGTGATTGATGACCAGGATATTAGTACTGTAGATTGTTTTAATACGGCAGATTGTGTTAATATTAAGGAGTGA